Proteins from a genomic interval of Cydia amplana chromosome 8, ilCydAmpl1.1, whole genome shotgun sequence:
- the LOC134650561 gene encoding adult-specific cuticular protein ACP-20-like — protein sequence MRVLQVFAFVAACAAASAGYIGHSGYSGHSGYGGHSGYGGHGGYAGYGGHGGYDSYSGLGGYGGYSGHGGYEGHGGHGGYAVAHDDGQHGDYHSHPKYAFDYSVKDPHTGDHKTQWETRDGDVVKGAYSLAEPDGTTRIVEYTADKHNGFNAVVKRIGHAHHPQVYGHDTHDAHGYYGYH from the exons ATGCGCGTCTTACAA GTATTCGCATTCGTCGCAGCCTGCGCCGCTGCTAGCGCCGGTTACATAGGCCACTCTGGCTACAGTGGCCACTCTGGCTACGGTGGCCACTCTGGCTACGGCGGCCACGGTGGCTATGCTGGCTACGGCGGTCATGGTGGCTACGACAGCTACAGTGGGCTAGGCGGCTACGGAGGCTATAGTGGCCACGGAGGTTATGAAGGCCACGGGGGCCATGGCGGCTACGCTGTGGCGCACGATGATGGCCAGCACGGAGACTAtcat TCTCATCCAAAATACGCGTTCGACTACTCCGTGAAGGACCCTCACACCGGCGACCACAAAACCCAGTGGGAAACGCGCGACGGTGATGTTGTTAAAG GCGCATACTCCCTCGCTGAACCTGATGGCACTACCCGCATCGTAGAATACACCGCTGACAAGCATAATGGCTTCAACGCAGTGGTCAAGCGCATCGGCCACGCTCACCACCCGCAGGTGTACGGCCACGACACTCATGACGCACACGGTTACTACGGATACCACTAG